The Brasilonema sennae CENA114 genome includes a region encoding these proteins:
- a CDS encoding mercuric reductase — protein MNSEYYDDIVIGGGKAGKTLAPALAANGRKIALVERSLTMIGGGCINIACIPTKTMVASAEVAHTVRNSAAYGVKTNQPTVDLAAVIQRKRSVVLAAREINLHNLEGSLGENLIIGTARFVDAKTIEVTNAAGNTGLLAAERLFINTGTRPLIPPVPGLKETGFLTSESIMELKQLPEHLIVLGSGYIGLEFAQMFRRFGSRVTVIGQSEQILSQQDPDIAIAVQTLLEQDGIEFLLKAKVLRVDYTGNETILQIQVADREITLQGSHLLVAVGRAPNTDSLNLAAAGVAINTRGFIQVNDRLETNIPGIWALGDINGGPQYTHISLDDYRILKANLIDGGNRSTRDRLVPSCLFINPELAHVGLTETEARQQGYAIRVAKVDASAVPRAKTLGQTDGLLKAIVDTDTGHILGCSLLCHEAGEVISTVQMVMQAHMPYTVLRDGILTHPTMTEGLNILFSKL, from the coding sequence ATGAACAGTGAATACTACGATGACATTGTGATTGGCGGCGGCAAAGCGGGTAAAACACTGGCACCTGCATTAGCTGCGAATGGACGAAAAATCGCTCTGGTAGAACGTAGCTTAACCATGATTGGGGGTGGTTGCATTAACATCGCCTGTATTCCCACTAAAACGATGGTGGCAAGCGCGGAGGTCGCTCATACAGTGCGGAACAGCGCGGCTTATGGCGTGAAGACCAATCAACCCACCGTTGATTTAGCAGCGGTCATCCAACGGAAGCGATCGGTTGTGTTAGCTGCGCGTGAAATAAATTTGCACAATTTGGAAGGATCTCTGGGTGAAAATTTGATCATTGGTACAGCACGATTTGTTGATGCTAAAACGATCGAAGTCACAAATGCCGCAGGCAATACTGGTTTACTTGCCGCAGAACGGTTGTTTATCAATACAGGCACACGACCGTTGATTCCACCCGTACCCGGACTCAAAGAAACTGGGTTTTTGACAAGTGAGTCGATCATGGAGCTAAAACAGTTGCCTGAACACCTGATCGTTCTCGGTAGTGGCTATATTGGTTTAGAGTTTGCCCAGATGTTTCGGCGCTTTGGCTCTCGCGTTACTGTCATTGGGCAAAGTGAGCAAATCCTGTCACAGCAAGATCCAGATATAGCGATCGCAGTTCAAACATTGCTGGAACAAGATGGTATTGAATTCTTGCTGAAGGCAAAGGTGTTGAGGGTCGATTACACTGGTAATGAAACCATCCTTCAAATCCAAGTTGCTGATCGTGAAATCACCCTCCAGGGGTCGCATTTGCTCGTCGCCGTTGGTCGTGCGCCCAATACCGATAGCTTAAATTTAGCTGCTGCTGGTGTGGCAATCAATACACGCGGATTTATTCAAGTCAATGATCGCTTAGAGACGAACATTCCGGGGATTTGGGCGTTAGGCGACATCAACGGCGGCCCGCAATACACTCATATATCGCTCGATGATTATCGCATTCTCAAAGCTAATTTAATTGATGGGGGCAACCGTAGTACACGGGATCGATTGGTTCCATCCTGTCTGTTCATCAATCCAGAACTCGCTCATGTGGGTTTGACTGAAACTGAAGCACGGCAACAAGGATATGCTATCCGCGTGGCGAAGGTGGATGCGTCAGCCGTTCCTAGAGCGAAAACACTCGGTCAAACCGATGGACTTCTGAAGGCGATCGTAGATACAGATACAGGTCATATTCTAGGGTGTTCCCTGTTGTGTCATGAAGCAGGTGAAGTGATTTCAACGGTGCAGATGGTGATGCAAGCTCATATGCCCTACACCGTTCTGCGCGATGGTATTTTGACTCATCCCACGATGACCGAAGGGTTAAATATATTGTTTTCCAAGTTGTAA
- a CDS encoding L-lactate dehydrogenase translates to MISKTSKIGIIGAGNVGAEVANALVLLGKCVRVVLFDRTLSKAEGQAWDIEDSIPLLKEMEIIPSNQYEDLADSDIIIVTVGVQQKQGQTRLDTLSDNAEIIRSTIKELDRVAPNSIVLIVSNPVDVLTRIAIATSTRAENLIFGSGTVLDTARLRYQLGKRLNIAKQDVHAYVIGEHGDSEFVVWSSAFIGGISLIEFPIPQGTTLEQIQQEYAQLTRKRGYNIFERKGNTSYGISIVVCQLVDTILRDEKQIFPVSARADSNYGVGSEVVLGLPCIIGSTGIERQLLLSRNAHEQRLLEESATKLNEAYNSLHN, encoded by the coding sequence ATGATTAGTAAAACATCTAAAATCGGTATTATTGGTGCAGGTAATGTAGGTGCAGAGGTTGCAAATGCTTTAGTCCTACTCGGTAAATGTGTAAGGGTCGTCCTTTTTGACCGAACCTTATCAAAAGCTGAGGGGCAAGCATGGGATATTGAAGACAGCATTCCCCTACTTAAAGAGATGGAGATCATACCATCAAATCAGTATGAAGATCTAGCTGATTCAGATATCATTATTGTGACTGTTGGAGTGCAGCAAAAACAAGGACAGACCCGATTAGATACATTGAGCGACAATGCAGAGATTATACGTTCGACAATAAAAGAATTGGATCGAGTTGCACCAAATTCAATCGTACTTATCGTTAGCAATCCAGTGGATGTACTCACACGGATTGCAATCGCTACTTCCACCAGAGCAGAAAACCTAATTTTCGGTTCGGGAACCGTTCTTGATACTGCTAGACTGAGATATCAACTTGGAAAGCGACTAAATATTGCCAAACAAGACGTTCATGCTTATGTGATTGGAGAGCATGGAGACAGTGAATTTGTCGTTTGGTCTAGTGCATTTATTGGGGGAATTTCGTTAATTGAATTTCCCATTCCACAAGGAACAACGCTAGAACAAATTCAGCAAGAGTACGCACAGTTAACTCGTAAACGAGGCTATAACATTTTTGAACGCAAAGGAAATACAAGCTATGGTATATCAATAGTAGTTTGTCAGTTAGTTGATACCATTCTGCGAGATGAAAAGCAGATATTTCCAGTATCGGCCAGAGCAGATTCTAACTATGGAGTTGGCAGTGAAGTTGTTCTTGGACTTCCATGTATCATTGGCTCAACAGGTATTGAGCGCCAACTGCTGTTATCAAGAAATGCTCATGAACAACGCTTATTAGAAGAATCAGCCACCAAACTCAATGAAGCTTATAATTCTTTGCATAATTAA
- a CDS encoding MOSC domain-containing protein: MPLGIFGENFTTTGLTEEELNIGDCFHLSL; this comes from the coding sequence CTGCCATTAGGCATATTTGGTGAAAATTTCACGACCACTGGACTCACAGAAGAAGAACTGAACATTGGGGATTGCTTCCATCTATCGTTATGA
- a CDS encoding Dyp-type peroxidase: MTQQIIREAPTPPPLAGQLLSKMRPPTPDEPVLRVNNIQGNILGGFNKDLQTLLFLEIENACAFKQWLKTQIQFIATASEVIAFNRIFKATRKRRGREGSVKATWVNVAFSFEGLKKLTNDADAFTDEAFKSGLAARAAQLNDPVDKDGKPIGWVVGGPDNGKVDVVFIVASDEHSDLQAEVARIVESIVTFPKGSGAKITFIEEGATLPPPLSGHEHFGNLDGLSQPGIRGRVSDDPKDVLTPRENPEDPNQGKPGQDLLWSGEFVFGYEGQDGSAKTLDDSKGEVVSAGPSWADDGSYLVFRRLRQDVFKFHEFLKDTAEDLDTNPRKVSAKLVGRWPSGAPTVRTPEKDNPSLGDDELANNDFEFNGEDAPDEKGFKNDVVPPSKDATGIRCPFIAHTRKTYPRNDKTPGGTGETEQEIIDTSEVTTQKRRLLRRGIPYGPVSPSTPDNPQQDPNFVDRGLHFLAYQTSIVDQFEFVTRFWVNNANFSDTAAEGHQCEGIPEIPLGHDPIIGQSNEGGDRTRTFFIRLEDKQGGSQCKKLTAPEDWVIPTGGGYFFAPSISALGKVLSS; encoded by the coding sequence ATGACTCAACAAATCATTCGTGAAGCACCCACCCCTCCTCCTTTGGCGGGTCAACTCCTAAGCAAAATGCGCCCACCTACGCCCGATGAACCAGTTCTCCGTGTGAACAATATTCAAGGCAACATTTTGGGTGGCTTCAATAAAGACTTACAGACACTCCTCTTTCTAGAAATTGAAAATGCTTGTGCCTTCAAGCAATGGCTCAAGACGCAGATTCAGTTCATTGCCACTGCGTCAGAAGTGATTGCCTTTAACCGCATATTCAAAGCCACTCGAAAACGGCGGGGTCGTGAAGGCAGTGTTAAAGCAACCTGGGTCAATGTAGCCTTCTCTTTTGAGGGACTAAAGAAACTAACTAACGATGCTGATGCTTTCACAGATGAAGCATTTAAATCTGGTCTAGCAGCACGCGCCGCTCAACTGAACGACCCAGTGGATAAGGACGGCAAACCCATAGGCTGGGTTGTGGGTGGACCAGACAACGGCAAAGTTGACGTGGTTTTCATTGTTGCGAGCGATGAGCATAGCGACTTGCAGGCAGAAGTCGCGCGGATTGTAGAAAGCATTGTGACATTCCCAAAAGGGAGCGGTGCCAAAATCACTTTTATTGAAGAGGGTGCTACTTTACCCCCGCCCCTTTCAGGACATGAGCACTTCGGCAACTTAGATGGACTCTCACAACCTGGTATTCGTGGTAGGGTTTCTGATGATCCCAAAGACGTTCTCACTCCTCGGGAAAATCCAGAGGATCCGAACCAAGGCAAACCAGGGCAGGATCTTCTCTGGTCAGGAGAGTTTGTTTTTGGCTATGAGGGTCAGGATGGGAGTGCCAAGACCTTGGATGATAGCAAGGGTGAGGTGGTATCGGCAGGACCTAGCTGGGCAGATGATGGCTCTTACCTTGTGTTCCGCCGGTTACGTCAAGATGTGTTCAAGTTCCATGAATTTCTCAAGGATACTGCTGAAGACTTAGACACCAACCCCAGAAAGGTCAGCGCGAAGCTGGTTGGTCGTTGGCCTAGTGGTGCTCCTACTGTCCGCACACCTGAAAAAGATAACCCAAGTTTAGGTGATGATGAGCTCGCCAACAATGATTTTGAATTCAACGGCGAAGATGCACCAGATGAGAAAGGATTCAAGAACGACGTTGTTCCCCCTTCCAAGGATGCGACTGGTATTCGCTGTCCATTTATTGCCCATACCCGCAAAACCTATCCACGCAACGACAAAACACCAGGAGGAACAGGGGAAACCGAGCAAGAGATTATTGATACTAGTGAAGTGACTACCCAAAAGCGTCGCTTGCTGCGTCGGGGTATTCCTTATGGTCCTGTATCTCCTTCAACCCCAGATAATCCACAGCAAGATCCAAACTTTGTTGATCGCGGTTTGCACTTCTTGGCTTATCAGACCTCGATTGTAGACCAGTTTGAGTTTGTAACCCGGTTTTGGGTTAATAATGCGAACTTCAGCGATACGGCTGCTGAAGGTCACCAGTGTGAGGGTATCCCTGAAATACCTCTTGGTCATGATCCGATCATTGGTCAAAGTAATGAAGGAGGCGATCGCACACGAACTTTCTTTATCCGCCTTGAAGATAAGCAGGGTGGCTCTCAGTGTAAGAAGTTAACCGCTCCTGAAGACTGGGTGATTCCGACGGGTGGCGGCTACTTCTTTGCACCGTCAATTAGTGCTCTAGGAAAAGTGTTGTCTAGCTAA
- a CDS encoding MBL fold metallo-hydrolase, with protein sequence MAHLNLRRPQNVSGDFYVDTSCIDCDTCRWMVPDVFTEVDEQSVVYHQPLNEVQRLAALQALLACPTSSIGTVEKPQDVKVAQLSFPIPVEDNVYHCGYHSENSYGAASYFIERPEGNILVDSPRFTPPLVKRLEQMGGVRYMYLTHRDDVADHQKFAEHFQCQRILHEDDITSGTRNVEIPLSGTEPFEFAPDILILAVPGHTKGHTVLLYKNKFLFSGDHLAWSDSLKQLIAFRDYCWYSWPEQIKSMGELVHYTFEWVLPGHGRRYHADVETMKKQMDKCVEWIESVGR encoded by the coding sequence ATGGCTCATTTAAATCTGCGTCGCCCCCAAAATGTCAGTGGGGATTTTTATGTTGATACTTCGTGTATAGATTGTGATACTTGCCGGTGGATGGTTCCAGATGTGTTTACAGAAGTTGATGAACAGTCGGTGGTTTATCACCAACCACTCAATGAGGTGCAAAGATTAGCAGCACTTCAAGCTCTGTTAGCTTGTCCCACCAGTTCCATTGGTACAGTAGAAAAGCCCCAAGATGTCAAAGTTGCTCAACTGAGTTTTCCGATTCCTGTAGAGGATAATGTTTACCATTGCGGCTATCACTCGGAAAATTCCTACGGCGCTGCTAGCTACTTCATTGAACGACCGGAAGGTAATATTCTGGTTGATTCTCCCCGGTTTACTCCTCCCTTGGTGAAACGTTTGGAACAGATGGGGGGAGTTCGTTATATGTACCTGACTCACAGAGATGACGTAGCGGATCATCAAAAGTTTGCTGAGCATTTTCAGTGTCAGCGCATCCTCCACGAAGATGACATTACTTCTGGGACTCGCAATGTGGAAATTCCGCTCAGTGGAACAGAACCATTTGAGTTCGCTCCCGATATACTCATTCTTGCTGTTCCTGGACACACCAAAGGACACACTGTCTTACTTTATAAGAATAAATTTTTGTTTTCTGGCGACCATTTGGCATGGTCTGATAGTCTCAAGCAACTCATTGCTTTTCGCGATTACTGCTGGTACTCTTGGCCAGAGCAAATTAAATCTATGGGTGAACTGGTTCATTACACTTTTGAGTGGGTGCTTCCAGGTCATGGGCGTAGATATCATGCTGATGTGGAAACTATGAAAAAGCAGATGGACAAGTGTGTTGAGTGGATAGAATCGGTTGGGCGGTAG
- the psbU gene encoding photosystem II complex extrinsic protein PsbU produces the protein MKGLVRLLTVFSLLLGCLGWLGTTQTAQAADLNLTAFRSVPVLAAQTLRNPADEKLAEVYGKKIDLNNTNVRAFQKYRGLYPTLANKIIRNAPYQKVEDVLDIAGLSERQKQILEGNLDHFTVSEVVPAFTEGAERFNNGIYR, from the coding sequence GTGAAAGGATTGGTGCGTTTATTAACAGTGTTTAGTTTGTTGTTGGGATGCTTAGGATGGCTGGGAACAACTCAAACAGCTCAAGCAGCTGATTTGAACCTAACTGCTTTTCGTTCAGTCCCAGTTCTGGCTGCTCAAACCCTCCGCAACCCTGCAGATGAAAAACTTGCAGAGGTTTATGGTAAAAAAATTGATTTGAATAATACCAACGTGCGAGCTTTTCAAAAGTATCGAGGACTGTATCCCACCCTTGCAAATAAAATCATCAGGAATGCTCCTTACCAAAAAGTAGAGGATGTGTTGGATATTGCCGGATTGAGCGAACGTCAGAAACAAATTCTGGAAGGTAACCTAGACCACTTTACCGTATCAGAAGTTGTACCTGCCTTCACAGAAGGAGCCGAGCGCTTCAACAACGGTATCTACAGATAA
- the nadB gene encoding L-aspartate oxidase: MPQTDIKSQFDVIVVGAGAAGLYTALCMPAELQVGLITKETVSLSASDWAQGGIAAAVAPEDSPFLHIEDTIQAGVGLCDRPAVEFLAKLAPSCIQSLVNLGVAFDRHGSQLALTLEAAHSRNRVLHAADTTGREVTTTLANQVLRRQNIQVIQQALALSLWLEPKTRRCQGISLFFQGHVRWIRANAVVLATGGGGQVFAQSTNPAVSTGDGVAIAWRAGAILRDLEFVQFHPTALTKPGRFLISEAVRGEGAHLVDDEGRRFAFDYHPAGELAPRDVVSRAIFSHLQGTSTDPATAHVWLDMRPIPAEKIRHRFPNIIKVCQHSGVDVFSQPIPVAPAAHYWMGGIVTDLMNRTNIPGLYAVGETTSTGVHGANRLASNSLLECIVFGAQMADLQIPPDVSRVSNLSELLAIREYRADVTEWKPQQEHLEVLRDKIPRLLWQSAGICREQSGLESAIATLESWQQDYISLPVSQFLLSLRPTESARLEIPDVERQLRLWAETGNLLDIGVLILKSAAFRTESRGGHYRLDYPQLDPDWQVHTLIQQNNWWKSPVLRE, translated from the coding sequence TTGCCTCAGACAGATATTAAAAGCCAATTTGATGTTATTGTTGTCGGTGCTGGTGCTGCTGGACTATACACAGCACTATGCATGCCTGCCGAGTTGCAAGTCGGCTTGATTACTAAAGAAACAGTTTCTCTCTCAGCTAGTGATTGGGCGCAGGGTGGAATTGCTGCAGCAGTCGCCCCAGAAGATTCTCCTTTTCTACACATTGAAGATACAATCCAAGCGGGTGTAGGTTTGTGTGATCGCCCTGCTGTGGAATTTCTTGCAAAACTTGCTCCTAGCTGCATTCAATCCCTTGTAAACTTGGGAGTAGCGTTTGACCGTCATGGCAGCCAGTTGGCTTTAACCTTAGAAGCTGCTCATTCCCGCAACCGCGTTCTTCACGCTGCAGACACAACAGGTAGAGAAGTCACTACTACTCTCGCCAACCAAGTTCTGCGACGCCAAAACATTCAAGTGATTCAGCAAGCTTTGGCTTTGAGTTTATGGCTAGAACCAAAAACACGCAGATGTCAAGGTATTAGCCTGTTTTTTCAAGGTCATGTCAGATGGATTAGAGCAAATGCTGTCGTTTTGGCAACAGGTGGAGGGGGTCAAGTGTTTGCCCAAAGCACAAACCCTGCTGTTAGCACAGGTGATGGCGTGGCGATCGCATGGCGTGCTGGGGCAATTCTCAGGGATTTGGAATTTGTCCAATTCCACCCCACTGCTTTAACAAAACCAGGTCGCTTTCTGATCAGTGAAGCTGTGCGCGGCGAAGGGGCGCATCTTGTTGATGACGAGGGACGGCGTTTCGCCTTTGATTATCACCCAGCAGGCGAACTTGCTCCCAGAGATGTGGTCAGTCGTGCAATTTTTAGCCATTTACAAGGCACTTCAACTGATCCAGCCACTGCTCATGTGTGGTTAGATATGCGCCCCATTCCTGCTGAAAAAATCCGCCACCGCTTTCCCAATATCATTAAAGTTTGTCAACATTCGGGTGTGGATGTTTTTTCACAACCTATTCCCGTTGCCCCTGCAGCTCATTACTGGATGGGTGGTATTGTCACCGATTTGATGAACCGGACAAACATTCCTGGTTTATACGCAGTGGGAGAAACTACAAGTACTGGGGTACATGGAGCAAATCGCCTTGCAAGTAATTCCCTACTCGAATGTATCGTATTTGGCGCACAAATGGCAGATCTCCAGATTCCTCCAGATGTGAGTCGCGTGTCAAACCTGTCAGAACTTCTTGCTATACGAGAGTATCGCGCCGATGTAACTGAATGGAAACCCCAGCAAGAACATTTAGAAGTACTGCGAGATAAAATACCACGTCTTCTTTGGCAAAGCGCTGGTATTTGCCGAGAGCAATCAGGTTTGGAAAGCGCGATCGCAACTCTTGAGTCTTGGCAGCAAGATTATATTTCTTTGCCTGTGAGTCAATTTTTGCTGTCTTTGCGTCCCACAGAGTCAGCTCGTTTAGAGATACCTGACGTTGAACGCCAATTGCGGTTGTGGGCGGAAACTGGCAATTTACTGGATATCGGTGTTTTAATTCTTAAAAGCGCTGCCTTTAGAACTGAAAGCCGGGGAGGACATTACCGCCTAGATTACCCTCAACTAGACCCTGACTGGCAAGTCCACACGCTTATACAACAAAACAACTGGTGGAAATCTCCAGTTTTGAGGGAGTAA
- a CDS encoding vitamin K epoxide reductase family protein → MSRRRSIPWIHKKSRILIAAIASCGALTTAYLTVVKLTQGSAACPTNSCDLVLASPYATVLGLPLALFGFLAYASMAVFALLPLRVDAAKNKDTRTKLENVTWLLLLAGAIAMSIFSGYLMYLLFFTIKALCLYCLASAVFSLTLLVLTIIGRTWDDIGQIFFTAIIVGMVTLIGTLGVYANVNNPNARTGSNGVSLEPSGQPTAGVGWAITTTSGEAEIELARHLTKIGAKEYVAWWCPHCHEQKQLFGKQAYPEIQKIECDPQGKDARPDLCKAAGIQGFPTWQINGKLYSNVQPLEKLAQISGYQGPRNFNNFPGAFK, encoded by the coding sequence ATGAGTCGCCGTCGTTCTATTCCCTGGATTCATAAAAAATCGCGGATATTAATTGCCGCGATCGCATCTTGTGGCGCATTAACAACAGCTTATCTGACTGTCGTTAAGTTAACACAAGGATCTGCCGCTTGCCCCACCAATAGTTGTGATTTAGTACTTGCTAGCCCTTATGCCACAGTTTTGGGGCTACCTCTAGCTTTGTTTGGCTTCCTAGCTTACGCCAGCATGGCTGTCTTCGCTTTGCTTCCTTTGAGAGTTGATGCAGCAAAAAATAAAGATACTCGGACAAAGTTGGAAAACGTGACATGGTTGTTGCTTTTGGCAGGTGCGATCGCCATGTCTATCTTTAGCGGCTACTTAATGTATCTGCTATTTTTCACAATCAAAGCACTTTGTCTGTACTGTCTTGCTTCGGCTGTATTCTCCCTGACTTTGTTAGTGCTAACTATCATTGGTCGCACATGGGATGATATTGGGCAAATTTTCTTTACTGCCATTATTGTTGGCATGGTGACGCTCATTGGGACTTTAGGCGTTTATGCCAATGTAAATAACCCTAATGCTAGAACTGGATCAAATGGAGTTAGCTTAGAACCAAGCGGACAGCCAACAGCCGGTGTTGGTTGGGCGATCACCACAACTTCTGGTGAAGCAGAAATTGAGTTAGCACGTCACTTAACCAAAATTGGTGCTAAAGAATACGTAGCTTGGTGGTGTCCTCATTGCCACGAACAAAAGCAACTGTTCGGTAAACAGGCGTATCCAGAAATTCAAAAAATTGAGTGTGATCCCCAAGGCAAAGACGCTCGTCCAGATTTGTGCAAAGCTGCTGGCATTCAAGGCTTTCCTACTTGGCAAATTAACGGTAAATTATATTCCAATGTACAGCCATTAGAGAAATTAGCTCAAATTTCTGGTTATCAAGGTCCACGCAATTTTAACAATTTTCCTGGTGCTTTTAAGTAG
- the btpA gene encoding photosystem I biogenesis protein BtpA, translating into MDLYQLFKTRTPIIGVVHLLPLPTSPRWGGSLKAVVDRAEQEATALASGGVDGIIVENFFDAPFPKNQVDPAVVSAMTMLVQRIQNMVTLPVGINVLRNDARSAMAIASCVRAQFIRVNVLTGVMATDQGIIEGEAYQLLRYRRELGSDVKIFADVLVKHARPLSAVNLTTAVQDTIERGLADAVIISGWATGHPTSPEDLELASSAASGTPVFIGSGASLENIATLIQAADGVIVSSALKRHGRREQPIDPNRVSQFVEAARKGWNSKGETKSISELKLHS; encoded by the coding sequence GTGGACTTATATCAGCTATTTAAAACCCGAACACCAATTATAGGCGTAGTTCACCTACTACCGTTACCTACTTCGCCCCGTTGGGGAGGTAGCCTCAAAGCAGTCGTTGACCGTGCCGAGCAAGAAGCAACAGCCCTGGCAAGTGGAGGGGTTGACGGTATTATTGTAGAGAATTTTTTCGACGCGCCGTTTCCCAAAAACCAGGTCGATCCAGCAGTTGTGAGTGCCATGACTATGTTGGTACAGCGGATACAAAATATGGTAACGCTGCCTGTAGGTATAAATGTTTTACGGAACGACGCTAGGAGTGCAATGGCGATCGCCAGCTGTGTCAGAGCGCAATTTATCCGTGTTAATGTCCTGACAGGTGTCATGGCAACCGACCAGGGCATTATTGAGGGAGAAGCTTATCAACTCCTGCGCTATCGGCGGGAGTTAGGCAGCGATGTCAAAATTTTTGCGGATGTGTTGGTCAAGCACGCTCGTCCGTTGAGTGCTGTGAATCTCACCACAGCAGTGCAAGACACCATTGAGCGCGGTTTAGCAGATGCGGTGATTATATCTGGCTGGGCGACGGGTCATCCTACAAGCCCAGAAGATTTGGAATTGGCATCTTCTGCTGCTAGCGGCACTCCAGTGTTTATTGGTAGTGGAGCAAGTTTAGAAAACATTGCTACACTGATACAGGCGGCAGATGGTGTCATTGTTTCCAGTGCTTTGAAACGCCACGGTCGTCGTGAGCAACCTATAGATCCAAATCGAGTCAGTCAATTTGTGGAAGCTGCACGTAAAGGTTGGAACTCAAAAGGTGAAACCAAATCAATTTCCGAGCTAAAGCTACACTCGTAA
- the rimO gene encoding 30S ribosomal protein S12 methylthiotransferase RimO, with the protein MGDKPTIAISHLGCEKNRVDTEHMLGLLVEAGYGVDSNEELAEYVIVNTCSFIEAAREESVRTLVELAEADKKIVITGCMAQHFQEQLLEELPEAVAVVGSGDYHKIVDVIQQVEQGKRVKLVSSQPTYIADETTPRYRTTTEGVAYLRVAEGCDYRCAFCIIPHLRGNQRSRTIESIVTEAEQLASQGVQEIILISQITTNYGIDIYGKPKLAELLRALGKVNVPWIRIHYAYPTGLTPDVITAIGETSNVLPYLDLPLQHSHPDILRAMNRPWQGRVNDGIIERIKETLPKAVLRTTLIVGFPGETQEHFEHLSQFIQRHEFDHVGVFTFSKEEGTPAYNLPNQLPQFVMDERRNVIMELQQPISLKKNQLEIGKVVDVLIEQENPVTGQLVGRSGRFSPEVDGQVFVYGEARLGTIVPVAIQKADAYDLYGQVVTN; encoded by the coding sequence ATGGGTGACAAGCCAACAATTGCAATTTCTCACTTAGGGTGTGAGAAAAATAGAGTAGATACAGAACATATGCTCGGACTCCTAGTAGAAGCAGGGTACGGCGTAGATTCTAATGAAGAGTTAGCAGAATATGTTATAGTTAATACATGTAGTTTTATTGAAGCGGCAAGAGAAGAATCTGTTAGAACTTTAGTAGAACTGGCAGAAGCAGATAAAAAAATTGTTATCACAGGCTGTATGGCGCAGCACTTCCAAGAACAGTTGTTGGAAGAGTTGCCTGAGGCAGTAGCAGTGGTGGGAAGCGGGGATTATCACAAAATAGTGGATGTTATTCAGCAAGTAGAACAAGGTAAGCGGGTTAAGCTCGTTAGTTCACAGCCAACCTACATTGCTGATGAGACCACACCCCGGTACCGCACCACAACAGAAGGAGTCGCTTACCTACGAGTTGCCGAAGGTTGTGATTACCGATGTGCTTTTTGCATAATTCCTCATCTGCGGGGGAACCAGCGATCGCGTACCATAGAATCAATAGTTACCGAAGCAGAACAGCTAGCAAGTCAAGGTGTCCAAGAAATCATTTTGATTTCCCAAATTACGACCAATTACGGTATCGATATTTATGGTAAGCCGAAATTAGCTGAATTACTTCGTGCTTTGGGGAAAGTCAATGTTCCTTGGATTCGTATACACTATGCCTATCCAACCGGACTCACCCCAGATGTGATAACAGCAATTGGTGAGACATCTAACGTCTTACCTTACCTGGATTTGCCCTTGCAGCATTCCCATCCAGACATTCTCCGCGCTATGAATCGTCCCTGGCAAGGACGGGTGAACGATGGGATTATCGAACGCATAAAAGAGACATTACCAAAAGCTGTGCTGCGAACGACGTTGATTGTCGGTTTTCCAGGAGAAACACAGGAACATTTTGAGCATCTGTCGCAGTTCATCCAGCGTCATGAGTTTGACCATGTGGGTGTGTTTACCTTTTCAAAAGAAGAAGGAACACCTGCCTACAACCTACCAAATCAGCTGCCTCAATTCGTCATGGATGAGCGGCGGAACGTAATCATGGAACTCCAACAGCCGATTTCTTTAAAGAAAAATCAACTTGAAATTGGCAAAGTCGTTGATGTTCTGATTGAACAAGAAAATCCTGTCACAGGACAATTAGTTGGTCGTTCTGGCAGGTTTTCCCCAGAAGTAGATGGGCAGGTATTTGTTTATGGAGAAGCACGCTTAGGAACCATCGTACCAGTAGCTATCCAAAAAGCTGATGCTTACGACCTTTATGGTCAAGTTGTCACCAACTAA